In one Aricia agestis chromosome 21, ilAriAges1.1, whole genome shotgun sequence genomic region, the following are encoded:
- the LOC121737548 gene encoding uncharacterized protein LOC121737548: MEQGPERLACESEGAVRCPCRSSSGARSTTECTGIVTDGQSHCCGLHQQRRWHEIEKVITTNTTTTFAPGRTKRSFDRTVLPGKIQRRRRRAISWEEVPGMAFDKSSDFDTLSQIRDPTNRSVCISDSPCSPKLCDARSEGPRSSVLQRVQSPVEVRPSVGISTAEPNTTSIIPFEHSNGTIHINSAEMEQSVLARRLTTSSVTDTIHNPESSRGSDRHSDGQAPSCSRIDQPGGLADLGWTDMIQDWSEQERQLLFSSWRTSTINTYTPAWNKWKRWCRSKDISFQNPLPKEVAQYLAYLHQVEGLAYRTILVHKSVIATFSARENLSSNFLVKRMLKAISQAKEKPINPPIWDAAILIKYLQVNAPDEQNFYQVSRHVAVLLLLASGRRVHDLTLLSIDPEKMVFEADTLILWPCFGSKTDSLHHRQSGWRIKKHPDRNLDSIHWVRRLVHLSQDRRQDKWSHLFITTRGDPKPASATIIGNWVRSLLKAAGIDATPGSTRAAVASLNWLENFPIEQILATGNWKREHTFRRFYKKEILRSQSSTCTSLSNYFVPE, encoded by the coding sequence ATGGAACAAGGACCAGAAAGATTGGCATGTGAATCTGAAGGAGCTGTACGCTGTCCATGCCGCAGTAGCTCAGGAGCGCGATCAACTACAGAATGCACAGGTATTGTTACAGACGGACAATCGCACTGTTGTGGCCTACATCAACAAAGAAGGTGGCACGAGATCGAAAAAGTTATTACAACTAACACGACAACTACTTTCGCTCCTGGACGAACTAAACGTAGCTTTGACCGCACAGTACTTCCCGGGAAAATTCAACGGAGACGTAGACGCGCTATCTCGTGGGAAGAGGTGCCCGGAATGGCATTTGACAAAAGCAGCGACTTCGATACTCTTTCACAGATTAGGGACCCCACAAATCGATCTGTTTGCATCAGTGACAGCCCATGTAGTCCCAAGCTATGTGACGCTAGATCTGAGGGACCCCGGAGCTCAGTTCTACAACGCGTTCAGTCTCCAGTGGAGGTTCGACCTAGCGTGGGTATTTCCACCGCCGAACCTAATACCACAAGTATTATCCCATTTGAACACAGCAACGGGACGATACATATTAATAGCGCCGAGATGGAACAAAGTGTTTTGGCGAGGCGACTTACAACGTCGAGCGTTACGGACACCATTCACAATCCCGAATCTTCCCGAGGTTCTGATCGACACAGTGACGGGCAAGCGCCCTCCTGCAGTAGAATCGATCAACCTGGAGGCCTGGCTGATCTCGGGTGGACTGACATGATTCAGGATTGGTCTGAACAAGAAAGACAACTTCTTTTTTCAAGTTGGAGGACTTCAACAATTAACACATATACCCCAGCTTGGAATAAGTGGAAACGATGGTGTCGTTCAAAAGATATTTCCTTTCAAAATCCTTTGCCTAAGGAAGTGGCTCAATATCTAGCTTATCTTCACCAAGTAGAAGGCCTAGCTTATCGCACAATATTGGTACATAAGTCTGTTATTGCCACTTTCAGCGCACGCGAAAATTTGTCTTCAAATTTCCTAGTCAAGAGGATGCTGAAAGCTATATCACAGGCAAAAGAGAAGCCAATTAATCCGCCTATTTGGGATGctgcaatattaataaaatatcttcaAGTTAACGCACCCGACGAGCAAAACTTCTATCAAGTATCGAGACACGTAGCGGTACTCCTTTTATTAGCTTCGGGCCGTCGAGTACACGACCTCACACTTTTGAGCATAGACCCCGAAAAAATGGTATTTGAGGCCGATACTTTGATTTTGTGGCCCTGTTTTGGTTCGAAAACCGATAGTTTGCATCATAGGCAGTCAGGCTGGAGAATTAAAAAACACCCAGATAGGAATTTGGACAGTATTCACTGGGTGCGGAGGCTGGTTCATTTATCTCAAGACAGACGTCAGGATAAATGGTCTCATTTATTCATAACTACTAGAGGCGATCCGAAACCAGCATCTGCCACGATAATCGGAAACTGGGTTAGATCGCTGCTTAAAGCTGCTGGTATAGACGCTACACCCGGCTCTACCAGAGCAGCAGTAGCCTCATTAAACTGGCTTGAGAACTTTCCAATTGAGCAGATTCTCGCCACTGGAAATTGGAAAAGAGAACACACCTTCCGAAGGTTTTACAAAAAGGAAATATTAAGGTCCCAAAGTAGTACATGTACATCGCTTTCTAATTATTTTGTACCAGAGTGA
- the LOC121737550 gene encoding uncharacterized protein LOC121737550, producing the protein MSESRDSASRKRKSSRSRESTDSSSTSSSSERGVDLDPRGNVRFRSVSKRSRHVSNEQFEHLSQQVSYLTNLIMCSNSDTRVRDSDINVTGDSSKNNPASVSNNLLELQPPQRPVQDLKLSDLSTTVKDPLFPKSSDEHFKRIFDLQRFKSSDWNCIRFSDAQKKYASVPGFIEMNVNDELRRFAPSVTDERSSRFYLTERSFAAISNAILKQKDELRNNLQSLINWARDNEQYLTATSLFEKIEQLFSKDSGYTKVSDDILQIVCGRRADLINVRREAVLRQIPEEYHSSALQKIPPDGEFLFDKDILSSYLQKVGGADKLTPTAGPSTQNRYTGLSAPAHHSATISNHKQSDMFFRSSYNKPKPNNRKSKQPPNRRSNYKNKRNSRNKPRPKARSPSNRYQ; encoded by the coding sequence ATGAGCGAGTCAAGAGATTCAGCTTCACGTAAGAGGAAGTCTTCCCGTTCGAGAGAATCTACGGACAGTTCGTCGACATCGTCATCTTCGGAGCGGGGGGTCGATTTGGACCCACGCGGAAACGTCCGTTTCCGCTCCGTGAGTAAACGTTCCCGCCATGTGAGTAATGAACAATTTGAACATTTATCGCAGCAAGTTTCTTATCTGACTAACTTAATAATGTGCAGTAATAGTGATACGCGAGTGCGCGATTCGGACATAAATGTAACGGGCGATAGTTCGAAAAATAATCCCGCGAGTGTTTCGAACAATTTGCTCGAGTTGCAGCCGCCGCAACGGCCTGTGCAAGACTTAAAGTTATCGGATCTGTCCACGACCGTAAAAGATCCTTTGTTTCCAAAATCGAGTGACGaacattttaaaagaatttttgatttacaaagatttaaaaGCAGCGACTGGAATTGTATTCGTTTTTCGGACGCGCAAAAGAAATATGCTTCCGTTCCTGGCTTTATCGAAATGAACGTCAACGACGAGCTCAGGCGTTTCGCCCCGTCGGTCACGGACGAAAGGTCATCGCGTTTCTATTTAACCGAACGCAGTTTCGCTGCGATTTCAAAtgctattttaaaacaaaaggaTGAGTTACGTAATAATTTACAATCGTTGATAAATTGGGCTAGAGATAACGAACAATATTTAACTGCTACATCCTTGTTTGAGAAAATTGAACAATTATTTAGTAAAGATTCCGGGTATACGAAAGTTTCGGACGATATTTTACAAATTGTTTGCGGTCGTCGGGCCGATTTAATTAACGTTCGCAGGGAAGCAGTATTAAGACAAATACCTGAAGAATATCACAGTAGTGCATTACAAAAAATTCCTCCTGATGGAGAATTTTTATTCGATAAAGACATTTTGTCGTCGTATCTTCAAAAAGTTGGGGGGGCCGATAAACTCACTCCTACGGCAGGTCCGTCCACACAAAACCGTTACACAGGACTCTCCGCACCTGCTCATCATTCTGCTACCATCTCTAACCATAAGCAGTCTGATATGTTTTTTCGATCGTCGTACAATAAACCAAAACCGaacaatcgaaaatcgaaacaacCACCTAACAGACGTTCTAACTATAAGAACAAGCGCAATAGCCGAAACAAACCGCGGCCAAAGGCACGTTCGCCGAGTAACCGGTATCAATGA
- the LOC121737774 gene encoding zinc finger protein 431-like: MVGRWLLMHLLHSRMKNRKKVLRNQNPTTKNTTLSVYASEKFTVKEEIIESENVQTCRVCLQSGEISIYNRNNEDLSWALATFGGIAIEFDDKYPKFLCTSCHELLQGAILLRKTAQQTDKLLRESKTENSSMFDEAELSDDKLLRETKTEDLSIFDKTELSDNNSVPDEKPVVYTWPSSCKTDHRYRLGEEKKRHNSSSDKCTSKPENLLENDEVGHSKNNSDPEENPVQKTSQLYCCKTCELHFNTFAEYSEHRLSSEHENKKRTCPICKKMFAASYLKRHTDYHKKDYQFICDICGKKFMQLANFTNHRVTHFHNFPFHCAHCPYKARVKDSLRNHMLTHTGEKPHHCTQCPARYASKSNLNKHMRTHKAERDHKCNVCERGFHTKTELEKHFKVDHNGIKDHVCDNCGKAFGYRKQLMKHKLKVHKRQKFKSGGMAVYLKIQSQDQEPCYQNNSTDA; encoded by the coding sequence atggTCGGACGCTGGTTGCTGATGCATTTGTTACATTCTAGAATGAAAAACAGAAAAAAGGTTCTTAGAAACCAAAATCCAACAACTAAAAATACTACATTATCTGTTTATGCAAGTGAAAAATTTACTGTGAAGGAGGAAATAATCGAATCTGAGAATGTTCAAACATGCAGAGTTTGCCTTCAATCTGgtgaaatatctatatataatagaAATAACGAAGATTTATCTTGGGCATTGGCTACCTTTGGCGGCATAGCAATAGAATTTGATGATAAATACCCAAAGTTCCTTTGCACATCATGTCATGAATTGCTACAAGGAGCAATATTGCTCCGGAAAACAGCACAACAAACTGATAAACTTTTAAGAGAATCTAAAACTGAAAATTCGTCAATGTTTGATGAAGCAGAGCTCAGCGATGATAAACTTTTAAGGGAAACTAAAACTGAAGATTTGTCAATATTTGATAAAACAGAGCTCAGTGACAATAATTCTGTCCCAGATGAAAAACCTGTAGTATATACTTGGCCTTCCTCTTGTAAAACTGATCATAGATATAGATTGGGAGAAGAAAAAAAGAGACATAATTCATCATCTGATAAATGTACATCTAAACCTGAAAACTTATTGGAAAATGATGAAGTAGGGCATAGCAAAAACAATTCTGACCCTGAGGAAAACCCTGTACAAAAAACATCCCAGCTTTACTGTTGCAAAACTTGTGAATTGCATTTCAACACATTTGCCGAGTACAGTGAACATAGATTAAGCAGTgaacatgaaaataaaaaacgtACATGTCCAATATGCAAGAAGATGTTTGCGGCGAGCTATTTGAAAAGACATACAGACTATCACAAAAAGGATTACCAGTTTATCTGTGATATATGTGGAAAGAAGTTTATGCAGCTGGCAAATTTTACTAATCATAGAGTTACACATTTCCACAATTTTCCTTTCCATTGTGCACATTGTCCATACAAAGCGAGAGTTAAAGATTCTCTAAGAAATCACATGCTTACTCATACCGGCGAAAAACCACACCACTGTACCCAGTGTCCAGCAAGATATGCCAGCAAGAGTAATCTAAATAAGCATATGCGTACTCATAAAGCCGAGCGTGATCATAAATGTAATGTATGCGAAAGAGGCTTCCATACAAAGACAGAATTAGAGAAACACTTCAAAGTAGATCACAATGGTATAAAGGACCATGTGTGCGACAATTGCGGCAAGGCATTTGGATATAGAAAACAACTGATGAAACATAAGCTTAAGGTACACAAACGACAGAAGTTTAAAAGTGGAGGGATGGCAGTGTATTTAAAGATTCAGTCTCAAGATCAGGAGCCCTGTTACCAGAATAATAGTACTGATGCCTGA